The following proteins come from a genomic window of Camelus dromedarius isolate mCamDro1 chromosome 29, mCamDro1.pat, whole genome shotgun sequence:
- the SAXO2 gene encoding stabilizer of axonemal microtubules 2 isoform X1, which yields MRSWCLCQICTCGRHRCPHGTTRIYENSGMSCPTTEYLEKYPTYGNVPPPQSLKPKEEFRACRSKMEGITTFKSDYRPYEIVKQPRHVPEEYKAKQGKIDLGTTYKRDFNSYKVQPVAIVRPLERQQVKKGKLDTVPTYKDDYRAWDIQKSELCKPEQVYNPPTVKFGNSTTFQDDYVPQEVKPRQSFKPSPAVTRPAAPFNDATSHRLDYVPYQLELKSARPKEVYKPSDQPFEDLTTHRYDFQGLVGETSKICRPAPPRVAPNAQFEGSTEFRESFQPWEIPPPEIKKVQEYVPPAGTMQFDSTSHLDYVPHPAKRVVPIRPVSHRRNNGFPFQGKSTMKEDFPAWESCRPGLIRQQQQIPNPSGKFDGLSTFRSHYVPHELIPTESCKPSNVAFKTSIPFDDVTMYSTEYAPKQRELCPASYPSPPGYIFENTNSRGHRFFRKITPTVKAF from the exons ATGAGGAGCTGGTGTCTGTGTCAGATTTGTACCTGCGG GCGACATCGTTGTCCGCATGGAACCACAAGGATTTATGAAAACTCTGGCATGTCTTGTCCCACAACTgagtatttggaaaaatatcctACGTATGGCAATGTGCCTCCACCTCAGAGTCTGAAACCCAAGGAAGAATTCAGAGCATGTCGCAGTAAAATGGAAGGAATAACAACATTTAA GTCAGATTATCGTCCTTATGAAATAGTCAAACAACCTCGCCATGTGCCAGAAGAATATAAAGCAAAACAGGGAAAGATTGATCTTGGTACTACCTACAAACGGGATTTTAATTCTTATAAAGTACAGCCTGTGGCAATAGTCCGGCCTCTGGAGAGACAACAAGTCAAAAAAGGAAAGCTGGACACTGTCCCAACCTATAAAG atgaTTATAGAGCTTGGGACATTCAGAAAAGTGAACTCTGTAAACCGGAACAAGTTTACAATCCCCCTACTGTGAAATTTGGAAATTCAACTACCTTTCAGGACGACTATGTTCCTCAGGAGGTAAAGCCCAGGCAAAGCTTTAAGCCCAGCCCTGCGGTCACACGCCCTGCAGCCCCCTTTAACGATGCCACAAGCCATCGCCTGGATTACGTACCTTACCAGCTAGAACTCAAGTCTGCAAGGCCAAAGGAAGTTTACAAGCCATCTGACCAACCCTTCGAGGATCTCACAACTCACCGATATGACTTTCAGGGTCTTGTTGGTGAAACGTCAAAAATCTGTAGACCTGCACCCCCCAGAGTggccccaaatgctcagtttgaAGGAAGCACTGAATTCCGTGAAAGTTTTCAACCATGGGAAATCCCACCGCCTGAAATCAAGAAAGTACAAGAGTACGTCCCTCCTGCGGGCACCATGCAGTTCGACAGCACAAGCCACCTGGACTACGTTCCGCACCCGGCCAAGCGGGTTGTTCCCATCAGGCCAGTTTCCCACAGAAGAAACAACGGTTTTCCTTTCCAAGGAAAAAGCACCATGAAGGAGGATTTCCCAGCGTGGGAGAGCTGTCGTCCAGGACTCATtaggcagcagcagcagattcCCAACCCATCTGGAAAATTTGATGGTTTGAGCACTTTCCGATCTCACTATGTGCCACATGAACTGATTCCAACGGAGAGCTGCAAACCTTCAAATGTTGCCTTTAAGACTTCGATTCCATTTGATGACGTAACCATGTACTCCACAGAGTATGCGCCAAAGCAGCGGGAACTCTGCCCAGCCAGCTATCCTTCTCCTCCAGGTTACATCTTTGAAAACACAAATTCCCGAGGTCACAGATTCTTCCGCAAGATCACTCCCACGGTGAAGGCCTTCTAA
- the SAXO2 gene encoding stabilizer of axonemal microtubules 2 isoform X2 codes for MSCPTTEYLEKYPTYGNVPPPQSLKPKEEFRACRSKMEGITTFKSDYRPYEIVKQPRHVPEEYKAKQGKIDLGTTYKRDFNSYKVQPVAIVRPLERQQVKKGKLDTVPTYKDDYRAWDIQKSELCKPEQVYNPPTVKFGNSTTFQDDYVPQEVKPRQSFKPSPAVTRPAAPFNDATSHRLDYVPYQLELKSARPKEVYKPSDQPFEDLTTHRYDFQGLVGETSKICRPAPPRVAPNAQFEGSTEFRESFQPWEIPPPEIKKVQEYVPPAGTMQFDSTSHLDYVPHPAKRVVPIRPVSHRRNNGFPFQGKSTMKEDFPAWESCRPGLIRQQQQIPNPSGKFDGLSTFRSHYVPHELIPTESCKPSNVAFKTSIPFDDVTMYSTEYAPKQRELCPASYPSPPGYIFENTNSRGHRFFRKITPTVKAF; via the exons ATGTCTTGTCCCACAACTgagtatttggaaaaatatcctACGTATGGCAATGTGCCTCCACCTCAGAGTCTGAAACCCAAGGAAGAATTCAGAGCATGTCGCAGTAAAATGGAAGGAATAACAACATTTAA GTCAGATTATCGTCCTTATGAAATAGTCAAACAACCTCGCCATGTGCCAGAAGAATATAAAGCAAAACAGGGAAAGATTGATCTTGGTACTACCTACAAACGGGATTTTAATTCTTATAAAGTACAGCCTGTGGCAATAGTCCGGCCTCTGGAGAGACAACAAGTCAAAAAAGGAAAGCTGGACACTGTCCCAACCTATAAAG atgaTTATAGAGCTTGGGACATTCAGAAAAGTGAACTCTGTAAACCGGAACAAGTTTACAATCCCCCTACTGTGAAATTTGGAAATTCAACTACCTTTCAGGACGACTATGTTCCTCAGGAGGTAAAGCCCAGGCAAAGCTTTAAGCCCAGCCCTGCGGTCACACGCCCTGCAGCCCCCTTTAACGATGCCACAAGCCATCGCCTGGATTACGTACCTTACCAGCTAGAACTCAAGTCTGCAAGGCCAAAGGAAGTTTACAAGCCATCTGACCAACCCTTCGAGGATCTCACAACTCACCGATATGACTTTCAGGGTCTTGTTGGTGAAACGTCAAAAATCTGTAGACCTGCACCCCCCAGAGTggccccaaatgctcagtttgaAGGAAGCACTGAATTCCGTGAAAGTTTTCAACCATGGGAAATCCCACCGCCTGAAATCAAGAAAGTACAAGAGTACGTCCCTCCTGCGGGCACCATGCAGTTCGACAGCACAAGCCACCTGGACTACGTTCCGCACCCGGCCAAGCGGGTTGTTCCCATCAGGCCAGTTTCCCACAGAAGAAACAACGGTTTTCCTTTCCAAGGAAAAAGCACCATGAAGGAGGATTTCCCAGCGTGGGAGAGCTGTCGTCCAGGACTCATtaggcagcagcagcagattcCCAACCCATCTGGAAAATTTGATGGTTTGAGCACTTTCCGATCTCACTATGTGCCACATGAACTGATTCCAACGGAGAGCTGCAAACCTTCAAATGTTGCCTTTAAGACTTCGATTCCATTTGATGACGTAACCATGTACTCCACAGAGTATGCGCCAAAGCAGCGGGAACTCTGCCCAGCCAGCTATCCTTCTCCTCCAGGTTACATCTTTGAAAACACAAATTCCCGAGGTCACAGATTCTTCCGCAAGATCACTCCCACGGTGAAGGCCTTCTAA